From Apium graveolens cultivar Ventura chromosome 9, ASM990537v1, whole genome shotgun sequence, the proteins below share one genomic window:
- the LOC141685659 gene encoding uncharacterized protein LOC141685659 yields MGSGRIGRMGLDQLMIDYFFQIFSASNTHWEEILNNVQRTISVQVDEVKYVISQMNPDKAPGLMFGNNLNATNIILIPKKKVPINMGDLRPIALCNVTYKLISKVLANRMKPILNLVVSPNQSAFIPGRLITDNIMVSFEVVHYLKRKKVGKDGYMAIKLDMSKAYDRVEWYFVEAIMRKMGFDAKWVRLVMHCMTSHTISLGGKTWVLFFQQEVANGAPSISHMYADDSYLYCKATITEAIKVCQLLHTFETASGQQVNRQKSSIFFSKNTSDMTRMEEIHWASWDKLCKPKNVGGMGFRKLNDFNLALLGKQAWRLLNNEESLVARVLKVRYFLSALCWMQDAACPFVTNQHPSLQNQLVSSLMKTWAREWDSEVIVDLFNDRDQLLILGTPLSHFQEDDIRYWYKEDNGAYTTLGLGDTGIASANFADWLEQVMGQGSIGMISKMGMILWSIWNARNSVVWHSTYIHVDEVIRTARQTIKINVDAALFDNEGRYGYACVARDHTGRLVNARAGCRRCRITPVLAEGIAFKEAFSWIKTTAWQSVVLETDCIKIVQSLRSSLSINSPFDLVISDCKQLLHEIGDAAFFYVKRSANGVAHYLARQSLFFSDRVFTENDAPLEVLSLCMSESLND; encoded by the exons ATGGGGAGTGGCAGGATTGGTCGAATGGGCTTAGATCAACTGATGATAGACtatttttttcaaatattttcTGCCTCGAATACTCATTGGGAGGAGATTTTGAATAATGTGCAAAGAACCATATCAGTTCAGGTTGATGAAGTGAAGTATGTTATTTCCCAAATGAACCCAGACAAAGCTCCGGGGCTGATG ttTGGTAATAATCTGAATGCAACCAATATTATTCTTATCCCAAAAAAGAAAGTTCCTATAAACATGGGGGACTTAAGACCAATTGCGTTATGCAATGTGACTTATAAGTTGATCTCAAAAGTCCTTGCAAATCGCATGAAACCTATTCTGAATCTAGTGGTTTCCCCTAATCAGAGTGCTTTTATCCCTGGGAGATTGATTACGGACAATATAATGGTTTCTTTTGAGGTCGTACACTACTTGAAGAGGAAGAAAGTAGGGAAAGATGGTTATATGGCTATTAAGTTAGACATGAGTAAGGCTTATGATCGGGTCGAATGGTATTTTGTGGAAGCTATAATGAGGAAAATGGGATTTGATGCGAAGTGGGTTAGACTTGTGATGCATTGTATGACGTCACATACAATATCACTCGGGGGGAAGACATGGGTCCTATTTTTCCAACAAGAG GTAGCTAATGGTGCTCCCTCAATTTCTCATATGTATGCAGATGATAGTTATTTGTATTGTAAAGCAACGATCACTGAGGCTATAAAAGTCTGTCAGCTTCTTCATACGTTTGAGACTGCTTCGGGACAGCAAGTTAATAGGCAGAAGTCTTCCATATTTTTTAGTAAAAATACAAGTGACATGACTCGAATGGAG gaaattcACTGGGCTAGCTGGGATAAACTTTGCAAACCCAAGAATGTGGGAGGTATGGGATTTAGAAAGCTGAACGACTTTAATCTTGCTTTGCTGGGAAAACAGGCATGGCGGTTGCTTAATAATGAAGAGTCTTTAGTTGCTAGAGTTCTTAAAGTGCGTTATTTCCTAAGTGCTCTTTGCTGGATGCAA GATGCAGCATGCCCGTTTGTAACTAATCAACACCCTTCTCTTCAAAATCAATTGGTTTCTAGCTTAATGAAAACATGGGCTAGAGAGTGGGATTCAGAGGTGATAGTGGACCTGTTTAATGATAGAGATCAGCTGCTTATTTTGGGGACTCCTCTTAGTCATTTTCAAGAAGACGATATCCGTTACTGGTATAAGGAAGACAATGGTGCTTATACG ACTCTGGGATTAGGGGATACAGGCATTGCGTCTGCAAATTTTGCAGACTGGCTTGAACAGGTTATGGGCCAAGGTTCTATTGGGATGATTTCTAAAATGGGAATGATTTTGTGGTCTATTTGGAATGCCCGGAATTCAGTGGTCTGGCATAGTACTTATATTCATGTTGATGAAGTGATTCGTACTGCAC GACAAACAATCAAGATAAACGTCGATGCTGCACTTTTCGACAATGAGGGTAGGTATGGTTATGCATGCGTCGCTCGAGATCACACCGGTAGACTAGTAAATGCAAGAGCAGGATGTCGGAGGTGTAGGATCACTCCTGTTTTGGCTGAAGGTATTGCCTTTAAAGAGGCTTTTAGTTGGATCAAGACCACAGCCTGGCAAAGTGTTGTGCTGGAGACAGACTGCATCAAAATTGTGCAGTCACTTCGGAGTTCATTGTCCATCAATTCACCATTTGATCTAGTTATTTCAGATTGTAAGCAGCTACTACATGAAATTGGTGATGCTGCATTCTTCTATGTAAAACGATCAGCTAATGGGGTAGCTCATTACTTGGCAAGGCAATCTTTATTTTTCTCTGATCGTGTCTTCACCGAGAATGATGCCCCGTTAGAGGTGCTTTCTCTTTGTATGTCTGAGAGTTTGAATGATTAA
- the LOC141685660 gene encoding uncharacterized protein LOC141685660, whose product MKRLRRTKWDLLRLLSQQSNLPWCVIGDLNNILSHEDKRGGRRYPEWLLQGFNEAVMDCNLIDMDLIGYSFTWEKSKGTNSWVELRLDRALVNQQWLDIHKEATLSNMNVSTSDHTPIFLALNKCISNPKTRRFRFENAWLREPMCKDIVLHCWDTNKDSALNQKLLVCQAQLEVWDREITGNFTQKIRDCKHRLKYLKQRRDEVLLVYMLKNRIS is encoded by the exons ATGAA GAGATTACGGAGAACCAAGTGGGACTTACTTCGATTACTTAGTCAGCAATCAAATTTACCATGGTGCGTTATCGGCGATCTTAATAACATTCTCTCCCATGAAGACAAAAGAGGCGGTAGGAGGTATCCAGAATGGCTGTTACAGGGCTTTAATGAAGCGGTTATGGATTGTAATCTCATTGATATGGATTTAATAGGCTACTCGTTTACTTGGGAGAAATCTAAAGGAACAAATTCCTGGGTTGAATTACGTCTGGACAGAGCTTTGGTTAATCAACAGTGGTTAGATATTCACAAGGAGGCAACGCTGTCCAACATGAATGTATCAACTTCAGATCACACTCCTATTTTCTTAGCACTCAATAAATGCATATCTAATCCAAAAACCAGGAGGTTTAGATTTGAGAACGCTTGGCTCCGTGAGCCAATGTGTAAAGATATTGTGTTGCATTGCTGGGACACAAATAAGGACTCTGCGCTTAATCAAAAGCTCCTAGTCTGTCAAGCACAGTTGGAAGTTTGGGACAGAGAAATTACCGGTAACTTTACACAAAAAATTCGAGATTGCAAGCATAGATTGAAATATCTGAAGCAAAGGCGGGATGAGGTTCTACTCGTTTATATGCTGAAGAACAGAATAAGCTGA
- the LOC141685661 gene encoding uncharacterized protein LOC141685661: protein MLAYGVEAVVPMEISYSSPRIQAYNAEENDEGKKLALDLIDEVRDAAHARIIEYQKKASFYYNLRVKERFFKQGDLVLRKVEASRVGQKGKLAPNWERPYKVKSIQGRGSYELETMDGEKVPRTWHAQNLKVYYL from the coding sequence ATGCTAGCATATGGAGTAGAAGCAGTTGTTCCTATGGAGATATCATACTCGTCTCCCAGAATCCAAGCAtacaatgctgaggaaaatgatgAGGGGAaaaagttagccctggatttgaTAGATGAGGTACGAGATGCAGCGCATGCAAGGATcatagaatatcagaaaaaggcctCTTTTTACTACAACCTGAGGGTGAAGGAAAGGTTTTTCAAGCAAGGGGATTTGGTcctaaggaaggtggaagcttctagagtagggcagaaaggaaaacTCGCCCCAAACTGGGAACGGCCATACAAGGTTAAGAGCATTCAAGGAAGAGGGTCTTACGAATTGGAGACAATGGATGGGGAAAAAGTACCTcggacttggcatgctcaaaacctgaaagTTTACTACCTATAG